The following coding sequences are from one Rissa tridactyla isolate bRisTri1 chromosome 14, bRisTri1.patW.cur.20221130, whole genome shotgun sequence window:
- the GOLGA2 gene encoding golgin subfamily A member 2 isoform X1 produces MADGSRQSRLAAAKKKLKEYQQKNSPGATAGTKKKRKTKEGSRPETPTNDDQQPPENIQNILKVLVSDLNRSNGVAIPSLDKRKAYFDSDVATRNAEQLATDVPVLSNTNSLPSCGSVLPAPGSMQLTQIHEAEDHKNALDENRSISSTESLRQLSEQLNGLVSQSTSYVNGESAVSSTNIKEMETRYQELAVALDSSNLTNKQLVTKIEELKQQNQEAMNQLEKEKKEFEQKFSKEQAALREQLQVHIQTIGILVSEKSELQTALGHTQQAARQKSGEVENLAARLHSSRQRVSELERTLSSISMQQKQSEKHNKELVKERDNLKMELYKQSKSSEEIKQQNSELSEKVHSLVSANSAMKLDMEDLHKKLEMAELMIQQFSNQAGSLDANQQLQMALEEKASLETQVAQLSESLHQLQAERDQYVEKLKEERSIWQQRVQQLSEQVHTMAEEKEKHMAQIRELEANITELLSKSVKPMDIKPSSPAGPTAAELSLQEEIQRLQQEKEELHGQYQAQVRDNEQLSHLNREQEERLLELEKAVQRYNEESVDRQQILEDMQSDKATISRALSQNRELKEQLAELQNGFVKLTNENMEVTSALQSEQHVKKELAKRLGQLQENLGELKETLQLKTQEARGLQEQRDQYYSHLQQYTVAYQQLAAEKEELHKQYLLQTQLMDRLQHEEVQGKVTVEMHLKELQQTKENLEAVAKENKELQAQISQLAADLDGRVLHRLEGDESEAMIEEIEKSSFVIPEKFESHEEMVAFLTSAMSQVEKEREDMRQQLAAQKQQCRSLLQQIAALRQEQQHDVTLGGGSTMDTVPVEVHEALKTAMEKLQSRFTELMHEKADLKERLEELEHRCIQLSGETDTIGEYIALYQSQRAILKQRHQEKEEYISRLAQDKEEMKMKLLELQDLVMRLVRERNEWYSKYVAAAQNPELLASENESVLPVERRIELNATDGEGLREVNLADEAEQEAAVLHQSGFSPIDSKAAQPSQEDPTAKQIMQLLREIQNPQERLGSLLENPCIPFFYRADENDEVKIMVV; encoded by the exons GCATACTTTGACAGCGATGTTGCCACTCGTAATGCTGAACAGCTTGCTACCGATGTCCCTGTGCTATCTAACACCAACAGTCTACCTAGTTGTGGTTCTGTTCTGCCTGCTCCTGGGAGCATGCAGCTGACACAG ATTCATGAAGCTGAGGATCATAAAAATGCTTTGGATGAGAACAG GTCTATCTCATCAACAGAAAGTCTCCGCCAGTTGTCTGAACAACTCAATGGCCTGGTTTCTCAG TCTACGTCGTATGTGAATGGGGAAAGTGCTGTTTCTTCCACAAATATTAAGGAAATGGAA ACACGTTACCAGGAGCTGGCAGTAGCCCTGGATTCCAGCAATCTAACTAACAAACAGCTCGTTACAAAGATAGAGGAATTG AAACAGCAGAACCAAGAAGCAATGAATCAGCTGGAGAAG GAAAAGAAGGAGTTTGAACAGAAATTCTCTAAAGAGCAAGCAGCACTGAGGGAACAGCTACAG GTTCACATCCAGACTATTGGAATTCTAGTTTCTGAGAAGTCTGAGTTGCAGACAGCCCTTGGACATACTCAGCAAGCTGCACGGCAGAAGTCAG GAGAAGTTGAAAACCTGGCTGCTCGTTTACATTCATCTCGCCAGAGGGTATCAGAGCTAGAACGTACTTTGTCGTCTATCTCTATGCAGCAAAAACAGTCAGAGAAG caTAATAAAGAGTTAGTGAAGGAGCGAGACAACCTGAAAATGGAACTATACAAACAAAG caaAAGTAGCGAGGAAATAAAGCAGCAGAATTCGGAGCTGTCAGAGAAAGTTCACTCCCTGGTTTCTGCAAACTCAGCTATGAAGTTGGATATGGAGGATTTGCATAAGAAACTGGAAATGGCTGAACTGATGATTCAACAG TTCTCAAATCAGGCAGGGAGTCTGGATGCCAACCAGCAGTTGCAGATGGCACTGGAAGAGAAGGCGAGCCTGGAAACCCAGGTTGCTCAG CTCTCAGAGTCACTTCACCAGCTCCAGGCAGAAAGAGATCAGTATGTAGAGAAactgaaggaggagagaagcatTTGGCAGCAGCGGGTGCAGCAGCTCTCTGAGCAG GTCCACACaatggcagaggagaaggagaagcacaTGGCCCAAATTCGGGAGCTGGAAGCCAATATTACAGAGCTGTTGAGCAAATCAG TTAAGCCCATGGATATTAAGCCTTCCTCACCAGCAGGGCCCACAGCAGCTGAGCTGAGTCTGCAGGAAGAGATCCAGCGGCTGCAGCAAGAGAAGGAGGAGCTGCATGGGCAGTACCAGGCCCAGGTCCGGGACAACGAGCAGCTGAGCCACCTCAACCGGGAGCAGGAGGAGCGGCTGCTGGAGCTTGAGAAGGCTGTGCAGCGCTACAACGAGGAGTCTGTGGACAGACAGCAGATCCTGGAGGACATGCAGAGTGACAAGGCCACAATCAGTAGGGCGCTGAGCCAAAATCGGGAGCTGAAGGAGCAGCTGGCTGAGCTGCAGAATGGGTTTGTCAAACTG ACAAATGAGAACATGGAGGTTACAAGTGCCCTACAGTCAGAGCAACATGTAAAGAAAGAGCTGGCCAAGAGGCTTGGGCAGCTGCAGGAGAACCTGGGCGAGCTCAAAGAGACG CTGCAACTGAAAACTCAGGAGGCTCGGGGACTGCAGGAGCAGCGGGACCAGTACTACAGCCACTTACAGCAGTACACCGTGGCGTACCAGCAGCTGGCTGCCGAGAAGGAGGAACTGCACAAACAGTACTTGCTTCAGACACAGCTGATGGATCGGCTACAGCATGAGGAGGTTCAGGGGAAGGTGACGGTGGAAATGCACCTGAAAGAGCTGCAGCAGACGAAG GAAAATCTGGAAGCTGTagctaaggaaaacaaagagctgcAGGCCCAGATCAGTCAGTTAGCAGCAGACCTGGATGGCAGGGTTTTGCACCGACTAGAAG GAGATGAAAGTGAAGCAATGATCgaagaaatagaaaaatcttCATTTGTGATCCCAGAGAAGTTTGAAAGCCATGAAGAAATG GTTGCTTTCTTGACATCTGCCATGTCCCAAGTGGAGAAGGAGCGAGAAGACAtgaggcagcagctggcagctcaGAAACAGCAGTGCAGAAGCCTCCTGCAGCAAATAGCAGCTCTTAGGCAGGAGCAGCAACATGATGTCACGCTGGGTGGAG GTTCCACCATGGATACTGTACCAGTGGAGGTTCATGAGGCTTTGAAAACTGCCATGGAGAAACTACAG TCCCGTTTCACAGAGCTGATGCATGAGAAAGCTGATCTGAAGGAACGGCTAGAAGAGTTAGAACATCGCTGCATACAGCTGTCTGGGGAAACGGACACCATTG GGGAGTATATTGCGTTATACCAGAGTCAAAGGGCTATCCTCAAACAGCGACACCAGGAGAAAGAGGAATACATCAGCAGATTGGCTCAGGATAAGGAAGAGATGAAG ATGAAACTACTGGAGCTGCAGGACTTAGTGATGCGTCTGGTCAGGGAAAGAAATGAATGGTACAGCAAGTATGTAGCAGCTGCCCAGAACCCAGAGCTGTTAGCAAGCGAGAATGAAAGTGTACTTCCAGTGGAGAGACGCATTGAACTAAACGCTACGGATGGAGAAG GGTTACGAGAAGTGAATTTAGCAGATGAAGCAGAACAAGAGGCTGCTGTTCTTCATCAATCCGGTTTCTCCCCTATTGACAGTAAAGCTGCTCAGCCAAGCCAAGAGGACCCCACAGCAAAGCAAATAATGCAGCTTCTCAGAGAAATCCAGAACCCTCAGGAGAGGCTGGGCTCCCTGCTGGAAAACCCCTGCATTCCCTTCTTCTACCGTGCTGATGAGAACGATGAGGTCAAAATCATGGTAGTTTAA